From one Leptospira kanakyensis genomic stretch:
- a CDS encoding C69 family dipeptidase produces MCDTSLATEKFTSTQKRIFAKNSDREPNEAQSIVHLPRMEHGKGSSVRTTYIEIPQNPITYEVFLSKPFHMWGAEMGVNEFGLCIGNEAVFTNLKIKKQNNGLTGMDLIRLALERCKSAKDGLFLITELLETYGQDACGGYENRSFFYHNSFIIADRTDGYVLETADRYWVAKKIDSFYAISNGLTIGSDFEYSSSNLIDKLKGKQGKEFSFKNYFSDHFYTYMSHCKDRRTLHQKTAENSEKENANYTIKQSMDTLKTHAIETDEFEPSSSSMKSLCLHATGPTTPNQTNGSLIVEWDTSETNQDPLRVFYTGTSTPCLSLFKPFFFGTKNFINSSSLISDATYSETLWWLHESIARKSNFDYQSVRSILVPALTGLQESILNMSKENLTLPKKEETQWRFLKDHVNILKKIDEELLQVKIGRSRWQNPLFQIYWSGQNRKLGIPFS; encoded by the coding sequence ATGTGCGATACCTCTCTTGCCACTGAAAAATTTACCAGTACTCAAAAAAGAATCTTTGCCAAAAACTCAGATCGGGAACCAAACGAAGCACAGTCAATCGTTCATCTCCCTCGAATGGAACATGGGAAAGGATCTTCAGTTCGCACCACATATATTGAAATTCCACAAAACCCAATCACTTACGAAGTATTTTTAAGTAAACCCTTTCATATGTGGGGGGCAGAAATGGGGGTAAATGAATTCGGCCTTTGTATTGGAAACGAAGCTGTATTTACCAACCTCAAAATAAAAAAACAAAACAATGGTTTGACGGGAATGGATTTAATTCGCCTAGCTTTAGAAAGATGTAAATCTGCTAAAGATGGATTATTCCTAATCACAGAATTGTTAGAAACTTATGGACAGGATGCCTGTGGTGGATACGAAAACCGTTCGTTTTTTTACCATAATAGTTTTATCATTGCTGATAGAACCGATGGTTATGTTTTAGAAACAGCTGACAGGTATTGGGTGGCCAAAAAAATAGATTCTTTTTATGCCATATCCAATGGTTTGACCATTGGATCAGATTTCGAATATTCCTCTTCAAACTTAATTGATAAACTAAAAGGAAAACAGGGAAAAGAATTCTCTTTTAAAAATTATTTCAGTGATCATTTTTATACTTACATGAGTCACTGCAAAGACAGAAGGACATTACATCAAAAAACTGCGGAAAATTCCGAGAAAGAAAACGCCAATTATACAATCAAACAATCAATGGATACATTAAAAACACATGCAATTGAAACGGATGAATTTGAACCATCATCTTCCTCAATGAAATCACTTTGTTTACATGCGACAGGACCTACAACTCCAAACCAAACCAATGGAAGTTTAATTGTAGAGTGGGATACTTCAGAAACAAATCAAGATCCTTTGCGAGTTTTTTATACAGGAACATCGACCCCTTGCCTTAGTTTGTTCAAACCATTTTTTTTCGGAACAAAAAACTTCATCAATTCATCGAGCCTGATCTCAGATGCAACTTATTCAGAAACCTTATGGTGGTTACATGAATCAATTGCGAGAAAATCAAATTTTGATTATCAATCCGTAAGATCAATCCTTGTCCCTGCGTTAACTGGGTTACAAGAATCAATTTTAAATATGTCAAAAGAAAATCTTACTCTTCCAAAAAAGGAAGAAACACAATGGAGATTTTTAAAAGATCATGTCAATATTCTAAAAAAAATAGATGAAGAGCTCTTGCAGGTAAAAATAGGAAGGAGCAGATGGCAGAATCCTTTATTCCAAATTTATTGGTCAGGACAAAATAGAAAACTAGGAATTCCTTTCAGCTAA
- a CDS encoding cation-translocating P-type ATPase — MPSIPKQISEFILMGLTQEQVKENRIKYGANEISSSQKKGIFLMLFGVVTEPMILLLISISIVYLLLGDLGESILLLFSVVGIISITFIQEKKTETAISALRSLASPRTNVIRDKQIIRIEGKDVVYGDLLILNEGDRIPADSELISDRIFSCDESLLTGESVSVSKLQSEIVFCGSLVVSGEGVCRVTAVGNQTEIGKIGRKIADETVGRTLLELEVARLVRNLFIVAASLCVVLALYFGIAKSQWLQGLLSGLTLAIGLMPEELPLVLTIFFALGAFRLSTKNVLVRRSSIIETLGAATVLCSDKTGTITQNKMTVGIVITKSETVKLTPNLQLSEETKFLLQIAYSASKHPSFDPMDIAISDCLHLYDQTNDSALISVRDFPLTPDQLTMVRVLKEDDFYISYAKGSPEAIFDLCQFDPSESRFWTDKTNELAKDGYRVLGVARSKSSQIHIPEDRKDGEYLFYGLLAFLDPIREIVPLAVKTAYESGIRVIMITGDYPETAKNIAGQIGLKDSDLVYTGKEFSNLTEAEMKSVIRKCNIFSRVSPDDKWQIVRMLKADGEIVAMTGDGVNDAPALRTANIGVAMGERGTDVAREAADIVLLDDSFSSILESVRIGRQIFDNLKKALGYLIGVHIPIVGITFFPIIFDWPIIVLSAIHIVFMEMVIDPTCTIVFEKESAESDLMKRKPRETAEPLLDRELFINSLIQGAFSLFSVVSSYWITEWFLKENSPPQVVSTATFVTLVFSNLFLILANRSLHESMWSRMRIPNPIIRYVFAGTIAVLVLSIYLPGMNTMFRFVPLNFLQFSSAILVAFVGVLFYDMTKLLVSKLLRS; from the coding sequence ATGCCTTCAATCCCAAAACAAATTTCAGAATTCATCCTTATGGGTCTTACCCAAGAACAAGTTAAAGAAAATCGCATCAAATATGGTGCCAATGAAATCAGTTCCTCCCAAAAGAAAGGGATCTTTCTGATGTTGTTTGGGGTAGTGACGGAACCAATGATTTTGCTTCTCATTTCCATAAGTATTGTTTATTTACTTTTGGGAGATTTAGGAGAATCAATCTTACTTTTGTTTTCTGTTGTTGGAATCATTTCAATAACCTTCATCCAAGAAAAAAAAACAGAAACGGCAATCTCTGCTCTTCGTTCCCTTGCCAGTCCCAGAACCAACGTCATTCGAGACAAACAAATCATTCGCATTGAAGGAAAAGATGTTGTTTATGGTGATTTATTAATTTTAAACGAAGGGGACAGGATTCCCGCTGACTCTGAACTGATTTCGGATCGGATTTTTTCTTGTGATGAATCTCTGTTAACCGGAGAGTCTGTTTCTGTTTCGAAATTACAATCTGAAATTGTTTTTTGTGGTTCGTTAGTTGTTAGTGGAGAAGGGGTTTGTCGTGTAACCGCCGTTGGAAATCAGACGGAAATTGGAAAAATAGGGCGAAAGATTGCTGATGAGACAGTAGGTAGAACCTTACTTGAATTAGAAGTGGCAAGGCTTGTTCGTAACTTATTTATTGTAGCTGCCTCTTTATGTGTAGTTCTTGCACTATACTTTGGGATTGCAAAAAGCCAATGGTTACAAGGTTTACTTTCTGGTTTGACACTTGCAATCGGTCTTATGCCTGAAGAACTTCCTTTGGTATTAACTATATTTTTTGCACTCGGGGCTTTTCGTTTGAGTACAAAAAATGTTTTAGTTAGACGTTCTTCTATCATAGAAACTTTAGGTGCTGCCACAGTGCTTTGTTCTGATAAAACAGGCACCATCACTCAAAACAAAATGACGGTAGGGATTGTCATTACTAAATCGGAAACAGTAAAACTGACTCCCAATTTACAACTCTCAGAGGAAACAAAGTTTTTACTTCAAATTGCTTATTCTGCATCCAAACATCCTAGTTTTGATCCAATGGATATTGCAATTTCGGATTGTTTGCACTTATATGATCAAACAAATGACTCAGCCCTTATTTCGGTTCGAGATTTTCCTTTAACTCCAGACCAATTAACAATGGTTCGTGTTTTGAAAGAAGATGATTTTTATATTAGTTATGCCAAAGGTTCTCCCGAAGCAATTTTTGATCTTTGCCAGTTTGATCCATCGGAGTCTAGGTTTTGGACAGATAAAACCAATGAACTTGCAAAAGATGGATATCGTGTTTTAGGAGTTGCAAGATCCAAATCTTCACAAATTCACATCCCAGAGGATCGGAAAGATGGTGAGTATTTGTTTTATGGTCTGTTGGCATTTTTGGATCCGATCCGAGAGATTGTTCCCTTGGCTGTGAAAACTGCCTATGAATCAGGGATTCGAGTGATTATGATTACCGGTGATTATCCCGAGACTGCAAAAAACATCGCAGGCCAAATCGGATTAAAGGACTCTGACTTAGTTTATACTGGAAAAGAATTTTCGAATTTAACTGAAGCAGAAATGAAATCAGTGATTCGAAAGTGTAATATTTTTTCAAGAGTCAGCCCAGATGACAAATGGCAGATTGTTCGAATGTTAAAAGCTGATGGTGAGATTGTCGCAATGACTGGAGACGGCGTGAATGATGCCCCTGCTTTGCGTACAGCAAATATTGGTGTGGCTATGGGGGAAAGGGGAACTGATGTGGCACGTGAAGCTGCCGATATAGTTTTGTTAGATGATTCATTTTCTTCGATTTTGGAATCGGTTCGGATTGGGAGACAAATTTTTGATAATTTAAAAAAGGCATTAGGATATTTAATCGGTGTTCATATCCCTATTGTTGGGATTACTTTTTTTCCTATTATCTTTGATTGGCCTATCATTGTATTATCAGCCATCCATATCGTATTTATGGAAATGGTCATCGATCCCACTTGTACAATTGTGTTCGAAAAGGAATCCGCAGAGTCTGATTTGATGAAACGAAAACCAAGAGAAACAGCTGAACCACTTTTAGATCGGGAATTGTTTATCAACTCACTGATCCAAGGTGCATTTTCTTTGTTTTCCGTTGTCTCTTCCTATTGGATCACTGAGTGGTTTTTGAAGGAAAATTCTCCACCTCAAGTAGTCAGTACTGCAACATTTGTTACATTAGTATTTTCGAATTTATTTTTAATTTTGGCCAACCGTTCCTTACACGAGTCTATGTGGAGCCGGATGCGGATTCCTAACCCAATCATTCGATATGTTTTTGCGGGAACCATCGCTGTTCTAGTTTTGTCCATATATTTGCCGGGAATGAATACCATGTTTCGGTTTGTCCCACTCAATTTTCTGCAATTTTCATCAGCGATACTAGTTGCTTTTGTGGGAGTATTGTTCTACGATATGACAAAACTTTTAGTTTCGAAATTACTTCGTAGCTGA
- a CDS encoding ATP-binding protein, translating to MNYFLRKHFESLYIGFLWGFLILLFFSSFFFFYQVYESRMDRISYEDKSRWNSQLNDYASYLKDAETSGRGYLLTGDPDFLEPYKNSITLLAKLETELRVGCEDIYKDDLELIIRANQSKMEFIHGYVSNYSKKIFHKADLLESKRRMDVFRAEVKKLLSKKLEKENIENEKARKFTIRLVAVSGGFLFVLSIFILWMIFVLKRNAQILVEKELVEDRLYEIDDLYHNSPVGFHSLDANGYFVKVNHTECEWLGYSAEELIGKIKWPDILTDESRETFQKNFPVFKKTGSIENLRFEVLRKDGSSLFLNLSATAIYSETNEMIRSRSVSLDISQMIRYERELIDSRVRAEDANRAKSEFLSSMSHELRTPLNAVIGLSILLMEENPKPEQVEYLKNLRFSSETLLTLINDILDFNKIEEHMIIIEEIDFSLKEFINSISTSFAVKAKEKLLSFNEEIDSNLPEFIRFDPTRMLQVMNNLLSNAVKFTEEGSITLRVFLVSKSENDVVICFEVVDTGIGISQDKLKYVFEKFTQASQDTTRKYGGSGLGLTISKGLVELMKGKLVLESELGKGSKFSFTFPCKIGHSKSSSHKLALGETKDLVGKRILIADDIEINRSIVIRFLKRWGVEFEEASDGAEVLYKLSKTNIDLILMDLHMPNVDGYMATKQIRETEKWRQIPIIALTASAQLETQEKIHSVGMDDFISKPFYPNDLYQKLLNWMPD from the coding sequence ATGAATTATTTCCTTAGAAAACACTTTGAGTCACTTTACATAGGTTTCCTATGGGGTTTTCTAATATTACTTTTCTTCTCTTCCTTTTTTTTCTTTTATCAAGTCTATGAAAGTCGAATGGATCGAATTTCATATGAAGATAAAAGTCGTTGGAATTCTCAGTTAAATGATTATGCATCCTATTTAAAAGATGCGGAGACTAGTGGGCGAGGATACCTTCTTACGGGTGATCCCGACTTTTTAGAACCTTATAAAAATTCTATTACTTTACTCGCAAAACTGGAAACAGAACTTCGTGTTGGATGTGAAGACATTTATAAAGATGACCTCGAACTAATCATCCGAGCCAACCAATCCAAAATGGAATTTATACATGGGTATGTAAGTAACTACTCAAAAAAAATATTTCATAAAGCTGATTTATTAGAAAGTAAAAGACGTATGGATGTCTTCCGTGCAGAAGTCAAAAAATTACTTAGTAAAAAGTTAGAGAAAGAAAATATTGAAAATGAAAAGGCTCGAAAATTTACCATTCGTTTGGTTGCAGTTTCAGGCGGTTTTTTATTTGTTTTATCCATTTTCATCTTATGGATGATTTTTGTATTAAAACGAAATGCACAAATTTTAGTAGAGAAAGAGTTGGTGGAAGATCGTCTCTACGAAATAGATGACCTTTATCATAATTCTCCTGTTGGATTTCATAGTTTAGATGCCAATGGATACTTTGTTAAAGTCAATCACACTGAATGTGAATGGCTTGGTTATTCAGCAGAGGAGTTGATAGGAAAAATCAAATGGCCTGACATTCTAACAGATGAAAGCCGAGAGACTTTCCAGAAAAACTTCCCAGTGTTTAAGAAAACGGGGAGTATTGAAAACTTACGATTTGAAGTTTTACGTAAAGATGGGAGTTCTCTTTTTTTAAATCTTTCCGCAACTGCTATTTATTCCGAAACGAATGAGATGATCAGATCCAGATCTGTTTCTCTTGATATCTCTCAAATGATTCGATACGAAAGAGAATTGATTGATTCTAGGGTTCGAGCTGAGGACGCAAACCGTGCAAAGTCTGAATTTCTTTCTAGTATGAGCCATGAATTACGAACTCCGCTCAACGCAGTCATTGGGCTTTCTATCTTACTTATGGAAGAAAATCCAAAACCGGAACAGGTTGAATATCTAAAAAACCTACGGTTTTCCAGTGAAACACTTCTCACTTTGATTAATGATATCTTGGACTTCAACAAAATCGAAGAACATATGATTATCATTGAAGAAATCGATTTTAGTTTAAAAGAGTTTATTAACTCCATTTCTACTTCTTTTGCGGTCAAAGCCAAGGAAAAACTTTTATCCTTCAACGAAGAGATAGATTCGAATTTACCTGAATTCATTCGTTTTGATCCGACTAGAATGTTGCAGGTAATGAATAATTTATTATCTAATGCAGTAAAGTTTACAGAAGAAGGATCAATTACTCTTCGTGTGTTTTTAGTTTCAAAATCGGAAAACGATGTAGTTATTTGTTTTGAAGTGGTAGATACTGGGATCGGTATTTCTCAGGATAAACTCAAATATGTATTCGAAAAATTCACACAAGCAAGCCAAGACACTACCAGAAAATACGGTGGTTCGGGACTTGGTTTGACAATTTCGAAAGGGCTTGTGGAGTTAATGAAAGGAAAGTTGGTGTTAGAATCTGAGTTAGGGAAAGGATCTAAGTTTTCATTCACATTCCCTTGTAAAATTGGTCATTCTAAATCATCCTCTCACAAACTTGCTTTGGGAGAAACCAAAGATCTAGTGGGAAAAAGAATCTTAATTGCGGATGATATTGAAATCAATCGTTCGATTGTCATTCGGTTTCTCAAACGTTGGGGTGTCGAATTTGAAGAGGCTTCTGATGGAGCGGAGGTTTTATACAAGTTATCCAAAACAAATATTGATTTGATTCTTATGGATTTGCATATGCCGAATGTTGATGGTTATATGGCGACAAAACAAATTCGTGAAACTGAAAAATGGAGGCAAATACCAATCATTGCCCTCACTGCATCTGCTCAATTGGAAACACAGGAAAAAATTCATTCAGTGGGAATGGATGATTTTATCTCCAAACCTTTTTATCCAAATGATTTATACCAAAAGTTATTAAATTGGATGCCAGATTAA
- a CDS encoding SpoIIE family protein phosphatase yields MFRNWLTFFLSTLFLCFPLFSFPLSIEESKNYRDIGKYFEYVIVPEKESSLDRILREDTLWRPNPKATISFPRTKDPLWIKITLIHYGNLPHTFFLHFSSPVIDVFELHAQVKGKWITQVSGEQVLQSNKPIYSHIPAFPITLSPDETRTIYVKIHSANPIFNFVSIYNSRRFIAYSKKQDIFFAAYFGAGFMMFLFSIFLAHTLRYKKFFYYFFYLATVLLINSFSTGFMQYIEIGNNHTWKNYLFPITIYLTSVFGLLFTIEFLETEKNFPKVTRLTKGFILLFIFLIFSIFFLELKNFIQLGVTLVIIPILLALSISIMAFFKSKRKLEVILFLFAFGSILIGGALNTLTVQGWIRPVHLSSYSLPLGSAIEVFFLSMALVLKVSDYRKATEEKQELDLQLKIAQKLQNGLLPQKRSHANGHALGFRYSPASDIGGDFVQIIVKENEIGLFLCDVSGHGIPAAMIASMTKVSLQIWDDSLDKPGYAAERIRLSLLSSLAGHFLSAFFVYINQKEKIIKIANAGHHPMIYLDRNGNIEHITSPGRAMNEYVESRLIEKTLPLPNSGTLILYTDGVIEARNATHGELFGEDRFHSLLQTLAKQNPQSICDEVITEVEKFQKSKRSDDDITILAISLEKEI; encoded by the coding sequence ATGTTTCGAAACTGGCTTACTTTTTTTCTTAGCACCCTCTTTCTTTGTTTTCCTCTTTTCTCTTTTCCTCTATCCATAGAAGAATCCAAAAACTATCGAGATATCGGGAAGTATTTTGAATATGTAATTGTACCAGAAAAAGAATCCAGTTTGGATCGAATCCTAAGAGAAGATACTCTTTGGAGGCCAAACCCAAAAGCTACAATTTCTTTTCCGCGCACCAAAGATCCGTTATGGATCAAAATCACTCTCATCCATTACGGAAACTTACCTCATACATTTTTTTTACATTTTTCAAGTCCAGTGATTGATGTTTTTGAGTTACACGCGCAGGTCAAAGGGAAATGGATCACTCAAGTTTCGGGAGAACAAGTTTTACAAAGTAACAAACCCATTTACTCTCATATCCCTGCTTTTCCCATCACACTTTCACCAGACGAAACAAGAACCATCTATGTAAAAATTCATTCTGCAAATCCAATTTTTAATTTTGTTTCGATTTATAACTCAAGAAGATTCATTGCGTATTCAAAGAAACAAGATATATTCTTTGCCGCTTACTTCGGTGCTGGATTTATGATGTTTCTTTTTAGTATCTTTCTTGCTCATACCTTACGATATAAAAAGTTTTTTTATTATTTTTTCTATCTGGCTACCGTTCTTTTAATTAATTCATTTTCCACTGGGTTTATGCAATACATTGAAATCGGAAACAATCATACCTGGAAAAACTATCTTTTCCCAATCACAATTTATCTTACATCTGTATTTGGCTTGTTGTTCACCATAGAATTTCTAGAAACGGAAAAAAACTTTCCGAAAGTCACTCGATTAACCAAAGGATTTATTTTATTATTTATCTTTCTCATCTTCTCTATATTTTTCTTAGAACTTAAAAATTTCATTCAGTTGGGAGTGACCCTTGTTATCATTCCAATTTTATTGGCACTTAGCATTTCAATTATGGCATTTTTCAAAAGTAAAAGAAAACTGGAGGTTATCTTATTTTTATTTGCTTTTGGATCAATTCTTATCGGTGGAGCTCTAAACACATTAACTGTCCAGGGATGGATACGACCGGTTCACTTATCTTCCTATTCACTACCACTAGGTTCGGCGATCGAAGTTTTCTTTTTATCAATGGCTTTGGTTCTAAAAGTTTCAGATTATAGAAAAGCAACGGAGGAAAAACAAGAGTTAGATTTACAATTAAAAATCGCACAGAAACTACAAAACGGACTCCTTCCACAGAAACGTAGTCATGCCAATGGGCATGCATTAGGATTTAGATATTCTCCCGCTTCTGATATTGGTGGTGACTTTGTTCAAATCATTGTTAAAGAAAATGAAATTGGTTTGTTTTTATGTGATGTTTCTGGGCACGGAATTCCTGCGGCCATGATCGCATCCATGACAAAGGTTTCGTTACAAATTTGGGATGATTCATTAGATAAACCAGGTTATGCTGCAGAAAGAATTCGGTTGTCCCTACTCAGTTCTCTTGCAGGACATTTTTTAAGTGCCTTCTTTGTTTATATCAACCAAAAAGAAAAAATAATAAAAATTGCCAATGCCGGCCACCATCCTATGATTTATTTAGATAGAAATGGAAATATAGAACACATCACGAGTCCTGGTAGAGCTATGAATGAATATGTCGAATCCAGACTTATAGAAAAAACGTTACCTTTGCCAAACTCCGGAACTTTGATTCTATATACAGATGGTGTTATTGAAGCACGGAATGCAACACATGGAGAACTTTTCGGTGAAGATCGATTTCATTCCTTATTACAAACTCTAGCAAAACAAAATCCGCAAAGTATTTGTGATGAAGTTATTACAGAAGTTGAAAAATTTCAAAAGTCGAAACGATCAGATGATGATATTACAATTCTTGCCATTTCTTTGGAAAAAGAAATTTAA
- a CDS encoding hybrid sensor histidine kinase/response regulator, with amino-acid sequence MDIQKKLNVLVVEDSLASYKAIVSVLQNFGFSIFSERAEWKAEFEQRITDETWDIVISDFYLPDFDGRYVITRVKEVNPDLPVILVTEFLPEEAASEFLNLGASEFLPKSSIIKLPFVVNRELEAYRLKLSQKKAWDMLVHGEELLTRSQKISHLGHFEVIFPEKNTLWSLELYRILGFDFGEIPLMEKVWSLLDEPEHDHIKVVWEELLKDNHSKEMIVTLNTKLGRKKVNLWLEAERFDDFRYRIFGTIHDISDLTELEHSIQVNEQLFKGIFNNSSQAIFLLDLQGHVIRMNRNAVLSFERDETDIQGLELIRSVFSNSDEESIKKLTYGMKLALKNQSFEVFVSYSLSDGREKYFDCDFYPLTDPSGKIIYIVLEAKDITEKIVLERAYAQSQKLEALGTFAGGIAHDFNNLLTPMMAYVSYLNSEWSKNDANESIKKSLPAIEGISKSLDRAKNLIQQILTYSKIDNSVSKQLDLREQLLQVLQEVRVVSSNQIVLFTDLGNEPAYVNADPIQIFQILSNLYENAVFALQEIPNPKITISLSKVSYEKSELLHVGFMKNTEYWKLGFADNGSGIAPEIIEKIFDPFFTTKGGKGTGLGLPIIYGIMVKMGGTILVNSSLGEGTAFDLYFPAWRTML; translated from the coding sequence ATGGACATCCAAAAGAAACTCAATGTACTTGTTGTCGAAGATTCACTTGCTTCATATAAAGCAATTGTTTCCGTACTTCAAAACTTTGGGTTTTCTATTTTTTCGGAAAGGGCGGAATGGAAAGCGGAATTTGAACAACGTATCACCGATGAAACTTGGGATATCGTAATTTCTGATTTTTATCTTCCGGATTTTGATGGCCGTTATGTGATCACCAGAGTCAAAGAAGTTAATCCTGATTTACCTGTGATTCTTGTAACAGAGTTTCTACCTGAAGAAGCGGCATCCGAGTTTCTTAACTTAGGAGCCTCTGAATTTTTACCTAAATCATCCATCATTAAACTTCCGTTTGTTGTGAATCGAGAGTTAGAAGCTTATCGATTAAAATTATCTCAAAAAAAAGCCTGGGATATGCTCGTTCATGGAGAAGAACTTCTCACTCGTTCTCAGAAAATTTCTCATTTAGGACATTTTGAAGTTATTTTTCCTGAAAAAAATACCCTTTGGTCTTTGGAGTTATATCGAATTTTAGGGTTTGATTTTGGTGAGATCCCTCTGATGGAAAAGGTTTGGTCACTGTTAGATGAACCGGAACACGATCATATCAAAGTGGTTTGGGAAGAACTTTTAAAAGACAATCATTCTAAAGAAATGATTGTTACCTTAAATACAAAACTTGGTAGAAAAAAAGTCAATTTATGGTTGGAGGCGGAACGATTTGACGATTTTAGATACCGTATTTTTGGAACCATCCATGATATATCTGATCTTACCGAATTGGAACATTCAATTCAAGTCAACGAACAACTGTTCAAAGGTATTTTTAATAATTCATCACAAGCAATTTTTCTTTTAGACCTACAAGGTCATGTAATCAGAATGAATCGTAACGCAGTTTTGTCTTTCGAACGAGATGAAACAGACATCCAAGGTTTAGAACTAATTCGTTCCGTTTTTTCCAATTCGGACGAGGAATCAATTAAAAAACTGACTTATGGGATGAAGTTGGCCTTAAAGAACCAAAGTTTTGAAGTATTTGTCAGTTATAGTTTGTCGGATGGACGAGAAAAATATTTTGATTGTGACTTTTATCCTCTTACTGACCCGTCTGGAAAAATAATCTATATTGTTTTAGAAGCAAAAGATATTACAGAAAAAATAGTATTGGAACGTGCTTATGCCCAGTCCCAAAAATTGGAAGCACTTGGAACCTTTGCTGGTGGGATTGCACATGATTTTAATAACCTATTAACACCAATGATGGCTTATGTTTCGTATTTGAATTCGGAATGGTCTAAAAATGATGCGAACGAATCGATCAAAAAATCATTACCTGCAATTGAAGGAATTTCTAAATCTTTGGATCGAGCTAAAAATTTGATCCAACAAATTCTTACTTATTCCAAAATTGATAATTCCGTTTCCAAACAATTGGATCTAAGAGAACAACTTTTACAGGTATTACAAGAGGTAAGAGTTGTATCTTCCAATCAAATTGTTTTGTTTACTGATTTAGGAAATGAACCGGCTTATGTAAATGCCGATCCCATTCAAATTTTCCAGATCCTTTCCAATCTTTATGAAAATGCAGTGTTTGCATTACAAGAGATTCCGAATCCTAAAATTACAATTTCTCTTTCCAAGGTGTCCTACGAAAAATCGGAACTATTACATGTTGGATTTATGAAAAATACAGAATATTGGAAATTGGGTTTTGCTGACAACGGCTCAGGGATTGCTCCCGAAATTATCGAAAAGATTTTTGACCCATTTTTTACTACAAAGGGAGGTAAGGGAACTGGGTTGGGACTACCTATCATATATGGAATTATGGTAAAAATGGGTGGAACCATTTTAGTTAACTCTAGTTTGGGGGAGGGGACTGCTTTTGATTTGTACTTTCCCGCATGGCGAACGATGCTTTAA
- a CDS encoding patatin-like phospholipase family protein codes for MIELFFPKKYSALCLKSAFFGFFAHTGFVRGLQEIGFKPAIVTGSSSGAMIGALYATGREMVDFESLVLGLKKKDFWEGNSLTMLGRLLRKGLNGYSGVLTGKATRKILYPYLGNQKFSDLPIKLGIAVSNLSKNKRELITEGNVLDAVMASIAFPFLYEVQEFQGQEFLDGGIGDGEPIKELILDPSIDRIVIHQINNHRPLSRNTMKRALDASVQIIESETEDLKSLLAREKGKKLIRLETNTPYLSPNDFSKGKFALAEGRGTAYRHKAEILGDLELPVFGFLNQ; via the coding sequence ATGATAGAACTCTTCTTCCCTAAAAAGTATTCTGCTCTTTGTTTGAAATCTGCCTTTTTTGGTTTTTTTGCACATACAGGATTTGTGCGTGGATTACAAGAAATTGGCTTTAAACCAGCTATTGTCACAGGTTCCAGCTCGGGTGCAATGATCGGTGCATTGTATGCAACGGGTCGCGAAATGGTGGATTTTGAATCCTTGGTTTTGGGATTAAAGAAAAAGGATTTTTGGGAAGGAAATTCGCTTACAATGCTTGGTCGTTTGTTACGCAAAGGTTTGAATGGTTACAGTGGTGTTCTTACAGGGAAAGCCACACGTAAAATACTTTATCCTTACTTGGGTAATCAAAAATTTTCCGATTTACCCATTAAACTTGGAATCGCAGTTTCCAATCTTTCAAAAAATAAACGAGAACTCATTACTGAAGGTAACGTCCTGGATGCTGTTATGGCATCCATAGCATTTCCTTTTTTGTATGAGGTGCAAGAATTCCAAGGTCAGGAATTTTTAGATGGAGGGATCGGTGATGGGGAACCCATCAAAGAATTAATCTTAGATCCTAGTATTGATAGAATTGTCATTCATCAAATTAATAACCATAGGCCACTCAGTCGAAATACCATGAAGCGAGCGTTAGATGCTTCTGTTCAGATTATTGAATCTGAAACTGAGGATTTAAAGTCTCTTCTAGCAAGAGAAAAAGGGAAAAAACTGATCCGTCTCGAAACAAACACCCCTTATTTATCTCCTAATGATTTTTCGAAAGGAAAGTTTGCTCTTGCAGAAGGTCGGGGAACAGCCTATCGTCACAAAGCAGAAATTTTAGGAGATTTAGAACTTCCTGTATTTGGATTTTTAAATCAGTAA